From the Vibrio tubiashii ATCC 19109 genome, the window TGGAAAGCCCTAGGTGGTTGGCCGTTGATTGATGCTACTGAAGAAGAAATAAAAGAATAAATGTAAACACAACACACGAGTAAATTATGAACCCTGTTGTCATTTCTGTATGTGTCATGCTTGCCTTAGCACTGATGCGCGTGAATGTCGTCGTTGCACTGACATTTAGCGCAATTGTAGGTGGTTTGGTTTCTGGCATGGAACTTAATCAAGCGGTTGCAGCCTTCGAAAGCGGACTTGGAGGCGGTGCTACTATCGCACTTAGCTACGCCATGCTTGGTACTTTCGCTGTTGCTATCTCTCGCTCTGGAATTACCGACCTTTTAGCAAATAGCGTTATCAAACGTATCCACGGCAAAGAGAATGCATCAGCTTCTACTGGTCTAAAATACGCAGTGCTGATCGCTTTAGTGCTTGTCACTATGTCGTCGCAAAACGTTATTCCTGTCCATATTGCTTTTATCCCGATTCTTATTCCGCCACTGTTGGGCGTGTTTGCCAAGCTTAACCTAGACCGACGTATGATTGCGTGTGTACTCACGTTCGGTTTGGTGACACCTTATATGGTTCTACCAATTGGCTTCGGTGGTATTTTCCTCAACAACATTCTGCTAAAAAACCTGCACGAGAACGGTTTAGACAACGTAGTGGCTAGCCAAGTACCAGTCGCGATGCTACTGCCGGCTGCAGGTATGATTTTTGGTCTGCTTACAGCGATTTTCTTTAGCTACCGTAAACCTCGTCAGTACCAAGAAACGGAACTGACTCATGTAGAAGAAAACCCGAAATCAATCAACAAGAAGAACATTCTTGTTGCAGCAGCAGGTATT encodes:
- a CDS encoding Na+/H+ antiporter family protein, whose product is MNPVVISVCVMLALALMRVNVVVALTFSAIVGGLVSGMELNQAVAAFESGLGGGATIALSYAMLGTFAVAISRSGITDLLANSVIKRIHGKENASASTGLKYAVLIALVLVTMSSQNVIPVHIAFIPILIPPLLGVFAKLNLDRRMIACVLTFGLVTPYMVLPIGFGGIFLNNILLKNLHENGLDNVVASQVPVAMLLPAAGMIFGLLTAIFFSYRKPRQYQETELTHVEENPKSINKKNILVAAAGIVAALSVQLSTGSMIIGGLAGFMVFTFGGVIAWKETHDVFTKGVHMMAMIGFIMIAAAGFAAVMKQTGGVESLVEALSTSIGDNKPLAALLMLVVGLLVTMGIGSSFSTIPILATIYVPLAAAFGFSPMATIALVGTAAALGDAGSPASDSTLGPTSGLNADGQHEHIWETVVPTFIHYNIPLIVFGWIAAMVL